A window of the Hordeum vulgare subsp. vulgare chromosome 5H, MorexV3_pseudomolecules_assembly, whole genome shotgun sequence genome harbors these coding sequences:
- the LOC123400193 gene encoding ferredoxin, root R-B1-like, which translates to MSTCPFATCRSLLGSVRTTTDATRRAAASPRPPSLSFAGREGALLQVPGLLIRSSLYKPNVSAAAVYRVKLVTPEGREYELEAPDDAYILDTAESAGVELPCACRAGACYKCAAKVEAGMVHRGDGSLLHGRLQEEGYVLICVSCPRSDCVIHTHKEDDLW; encoded by the coding sequence ATGTCAACCTGCCCGTTTGCAACCTGCCGGTCTCTCCTTGGCAGCGTTCGAACAACGACCGATGCCACCCGCAGAGCGGCCGCTAGCCCTCGCCCTCCGTCTCTAAGCTTCGCCGGCCGGGAAGGCGCGCTGCTGCAGGTGCCGGGTCTCCTCATTAGGTCCTCCCTCTACAAGCCCAACGTCTCCGCGGCGGCCGTCTACAGGGTGAAGCTGGTGACCCCGGAAGGGCGGGAGTACGAGCTCGAGGCGCCGGACGACGCCTACATCCTCGACACGGCCGAGAGCGCCGGCGTGGAGCTGCCGTGCGCGTGCCGCGCCGGGGCGTGCTACAAGTGCGCCGCCAAGGTCGAGGCCGGCATGGTCCACCGCGGGGACGGGTCGCTCCTCCACGGCCGGCTGCAGGAGGAAGGCTACGTGCTCATCTGCGTGTCCTGCCCCAGGTCCGACTGCGTCATCCATACCCACAAGGAGGACGACCTTTGGTGA